In bacterium, one genomic interval encodes:
- the hslU gene encoding ATP-dependent protease ATPase subunit HslU, producing MKQNGYYTPREIVEHLDKYIIGQANAKKSVAIALRNRWRRQNAPEDIRHEIMPNNIIMIGPTGVGKTEIARRLADLAKAPFLKIEASKFTEVGYVGRDVESMVRDLVDIGVNMVKMEKSRDLTEKANLGTVETILDLLLPEPKSTRAQEESEQKEATSPTRERFRKMLLDGKLDEREVELETPQSQYPVVEIFSPMGMEELGVNFQEMFSGLMPKKTKRRKMTVKEARKYILSEELNKLLNMDEVIPEALERVQESGIIFVDEIDKIAGEEKSVGPDVSREGVQRDILPIVEGSAVMTKYGMVRTDHVLFIAAGAFHSSKPSDLIPELQGRFPIRVELDTLTASDFERILTEPKNALVKQYKALLETESVDLQFTPDAIKKIAEIAERVNRETENIGARRLHTVLTTLLEDLLFEPPTRKKKVTISGKQVETRLAAIVENEDLSRYIL from the coding sequence ATGAAGCAAAACGGCTACTACACTCCGCGCGAGATCGTGGAACACCTCGATAAATATATCATCGGTCAGGCCAACGCCAAGAAGTCGGTCGCTATTGCGCTACGCAATCGCTGGCGGCGCCAGAACGCGCCGGAAGACATCCGTCATGAGATCATGCCGAACAACATTATCATGATCGGTCCGACCGGGGTCGGCAAGACCGAGATAGCCCGCCGTCTCGCCGATCTGGCCAAAGCCCCATTTCTCAAAATAGAAGCTTCAAAATTCACCGAGGTCGGTTATGTAGGACGCGATGTCGAATCGATGGTTCGCGACCTGGTTGATATCGGCGTCAACATGGTTAAGATGGAAAAGTCCCGCGACCTGACAGAAAAAGCCAATCTTGGTACAGTAGAGACCATCCTCGACCTCCTGCTTCCGGAACCCAAATCGACAAGAGCGCAGGAAGAATCCGAGCAAAAGGAAGCGACATCCCCCACCCGCGAACGCTTTCGAAAGATGTTGCTGGATGGGAAGCTGGATGAGCGTGAAGTGGAACTGGAAACGCCGCAGTCACAGTATCCAGTGGTCGAGATCTTCTCCCCGATGGGGATGGAAGAATTGGGAGTCAATTTCCAGGAGATGTTTTCCGGACTGATGCCCAAGAAAACCAAACGTCGCAAGATGACGGTGAAAGAAGCCCGTAAATACATTCTCAGCGAAGAGCTGAATAAACTGCTCAATATGGATGAGGTCATTCCTGAGGCGCTGGAACGAGTTCAGGAGTCCGGCATCATCTTTGTCGATGAAATAGACAAGATCGCCGGGGAAGAGAAGTCGGTCGGACCGGATGTCAGCCGCGAGGGAGTCCAGCGGGACATTCTCCCGATTGTCGAGGGTTCGGCCGTCATGACCAAGTATGGCATGGTGCGAACCGACCACGTGCTGTTCATCGCTGCCGGCGCCTTCCATTCTTCCAAGCCCTCCGATCTGATACCGGAGCTTCAGGGCCGTTTCCCCATTCGCGTGGAACTGGACACCCTTACCGCCAGCGACTTTGAACGAATTCTGACTGAGCCGAAAAATGCGTTGGTCAAACAGTACAAAGCACTTTTGGAGACGGAATCGGTCGACCTGCAGTTTACTCCGGATGCCATTAAGAAGATCGCAGAGATAGCCGAGCGCGTAAATCGTGAAACTGAGAATATTGGTGCCCGACGGCTGCACACCGTGCTGACTACCTTGCTTGAAGATCTCCTTTTTGAGCCACCTACCCGCAAGAAGAAAGTCACGATCAGCGGCAAACAGGTAGAAACGCGGTTGGCCGCCATAGTCGAGAATGAAGACCTGAGCAGATACATACTCTAG